Part of the Spirochaetia bacterium 38H-sp genome, TAAGCCTGGTATTGTATTCTTTCTGAAGAGGTAGTTCCATATATATTCCGGCTTTTCCTGCTTTTCCAGAAAGCTTAATGTTAAAGAAAGGTTCCAACTGTTCCTGTAAATAAAAGACCCTCTCCGCAGGATTTACTGGCATGCCCCAGTCCCAGTAGTCTGTTTTTACCAACTCGGACGGAAGTGAGCCAAAGGCAAGCTGCGGAGTAAGCTCAAACTTGATGCCGGTCCATTTCTCGTTCTCTATAACAGGATATGTCCCGGAAAAAGAAGGAGCCATCTGAGCATACAATAGTGTATTTATAAGAAGGAAAAGGAACAGGCTTGTTTTATTCATCCTTTTAACTCCCTGTATTATCTATCATAGCATTTTTTGTGCTATTTTTACCATATTTTTTGCTTTTTATGTGCCTTTTGGCAGGCAGAGTCGCGCCTTCTTGCCTGCTTGTCTTTATGCGGCGCGGCTTCTGCCGTTCGGTTTATTTTTATTGGGCTTGTTTTTTTTCTATATATATGGTTCTGGGTCTGGTTTTCTTTTTTCTTTTTCTTCTTTTTTTCTTGTGTCTTAGTCTCCTTATTGCGGATTCTATGTCTCTGTTGGGCGGGGTAAAGGGGCTTATAAAGTGTTTTATTGCCTTGTAGATGTCTTTAAAGAGCATGAGAACTGCGCCTTCCCGTATGAGGAAGAGTTTTACAAATGGGATTATGAGGTCTTCTTTTGTTGTTTCTCTTGTGAGTTCTTTTATGTATAGGTCGTGTTCTATAAATATTTCGTCCCAGATTTGCCAGGAGAGGTTGTCTTTTTTTGCTTCACAAAGTGAGCTTATTTCTGGAAGCAGATAGGGCATGATGCCGTATTCTCTGTATTTTTGCCAGATTTTTGCGGATTCTCCGGATTGGAGTATTTTAAATATTTCTTCTGTTAATCTGGAGGCAGATACTTCTTCTAGAAGCCAGCTTTGTTCTTTTATTTTTTTCTCCAGTTTTCTGTCTATAGATAGGTCCATTCTTGCTGCATATTTTAATGCACGTATGATTCTGACGGGGTCTTCCGTAAAGATGGTGTCAGGATTGATTATGGGTATGAGTTTTTTTTGCCTAAGGTGTATGTATCCATCAGTAAAGTCTATGAGCTCGCCTGTTATGGGGTCGTAATACATGGCGTTGATTGTAAAATCTCTGCGAAAGGCGTCTTGTTCTATTGTGCCGTAGGTGTTGAGGTCGTCTGAGTCCAGTGCTCTAAATGTAGAGACTTCTATGTATTTCTTTCCCACATAGACGTGAACCAGTCGAAATCTTTTTCCTATTATTCTCGCTCCCCGAAATATTTTTTTTATCCCGGAGGGGCTTGCACAGGTTACTATGTCAAAATCTTTGGGCGTTTTGCCTGATATGAGGTCACGGACAGCTCCTCCAACTATATAGGCCTGATGTCCTGCTTTTTGCAGGCGGCGTATTATTCCCACTGCATTTCCGTCTATGTCTTTTCTTTTTATGGGGTGCTCCGCATCTGTGTATATTTTTGCAACAGGCACTGGTTTGTTGTTTTCGTCAAGACTGTATCTTATCCGCACTAATGACTTCCCTTTTTATCTGTGTAAGTGTTATTATACGTAAAAGATATTACAATATACAACATTAGTATAATCAGCACAAGGAGAAAATATAGATGATTGAGCCTCGTATTCTCAAGGGTTTCAGAGATTTTTTGCCAGAACAGCAGTCCATAAGGAAAAATATTATAAGAAGATTGGAGGAGACTTTTGTTTCCTGTGGTTATATGCCTATTGATACTCCGGTTTTAGAGTATGCTGATGTTCTGCTTGGCAAAAGCGGCGGAGATACAGAAAAACAGGTTTACAGGTTTTCTGACCATGGCGGCAGAGATGTTGCCATGCGTTTTGATCTGACTGTTCCTTTTGCAAGGTTTATGGCACAGCATAGCAATGAGCTTTATCTTCCTTTTCGGCGTTATCATATAGATAAGGTTTTCAGAGGAGAGAATACACAGAAGGGGCGCTATAGAGAGTTTGTTCAGTGTGATTTTGATATTGTGGGAACAGATAGTGTGTCCTCAGATGTGGAAATTCTTCTTCTTATGTATCGCTCTTTTAAGGCTATTGGTGTGGAGGATATAACTATCAATATTGCTCACAGAGGTGTCACTTCTTCTGTTCTTTCTGCTTTGGGGCTAGATGACCCTATGCCAGTGTTGAGAGCTATCGATAAGCTTTTTAAGATAGGACGTGAGGGTGTGATAAAGGAGCTTGAGGGTATTGCGGATAAGTCCATCTGCGAGAAGATTTTAGATACTCTCACTATGGAAGATAGTCCGGAAAAGACTCTGGCAAGGCTTTCTGATGTATGCGGGAAGGATAATCCGCATATAATGCGTCTGTTAAGAATCTGGAATATATTGTCAGAATTGGGGCTTTCTCATGTGTATACGATAAACCCTAGTATAACTCGCGGGCTGGATTATTATACAGGTGTTGTCTTTGAGACTTTCTTAAATAAGCTTCCCGGGATTGGCTCTGTATGTTCTGGAGGGAGATACGATAATCTTGTGGGGCTTTACAGCAAAGAAAATATAACGGGTATAGGTGCCTCTATAGGTCTTGACAGACTCATAGCAGGTCTTACAGAACTTGGGATAACAGAGGATATGCAGGGTGATAATCCGGATGTTCTTATTCTATGCATGTCAGAAGAACTTTTGCCTCTTTATCACAGGCTTGCAGAAACATTGCGGGATAATAAGATAAAGGCAGAGGTCTATCCGGATAATAAGAGGTTTAAACAGCAGTTTTCATATGCGGAGAAAAAGAATATACCTTTTGCTATAATAATCGGAGAAGACGAACAAAAATCAGGCAAGATAGAACTTAAAGATCTGACAACAAGGGAACAGTATAGCCTATCCTCAGAAGAAGAGCTTATCTCTCTGGTTATCAGAAATAAAAACAAAAAATAATTTTATTATGGATACTGGTTTTGTAAGACAAGGGCAGTCTCTTATAATGATAGGAGAAGTATAAAAATATGGATTCAAAAAAGCTACCGGTATATCAACAGAAAGATAAGATACTAGAAGCACTTAGAGAACATCAGGTGATAGTGGTAGAAAGCCCCACGGGCTCTGGTAAAACAACACAGATTCCCGTGATATTGGACGAAGCAGGATACACATATCAAGGCGTAGTGGGAATAACTCAACCTAGAAGAATAGCAGCAGTATCTGTAAGTGATTTTATAGCAAAACAGGTAGGGAGCAAGATTCCCGGGCATGTAGGATATAAGATGAGATTTGAGGACATGACATGTCCTGATACAAAAATCAAGGTAATGACAGACGGGATTCTGCTACAAGAGCTCAAGCATGACCCTCAACTTTTGGAATACTCCGTAATCATAGTGGATGAAGCCCACGAGAGAAGCCTCAACATAGACTTTATACTCGGTTTGTTAAAACGTATATTAAAAGAACGCCCTACATTTAGAGTTATAGTGTCATCGGCAACACTCAACACAGAAGTATTCTCACAATACTTTGACAACTGTCCTATAATATCAATAGAAACAAGAACATATCCAGTAGATACACTGTACATACCTATAACAGAAGAAGAACAGGATGATGAGGAAGCAATAATAAAGAAAAAGATCGGTATAGTAGAGAAGGTTGTACGAGAAAGAAGAAAAGGCGATGTACTAATCTTTGAACCAGGAGAAAGGGACATAAAACTTACAATATCATATCTGGAAAAAAGCCCAATAGCAAAAAAGCTCAAAGTACTGCCTCTATATGCTCGATTGAGCAAAGAAGAACAAGAAGAAGTCTTCCCTCCTGCTCCCAGGGGTAAAACCAAGGTTGTAGTTGCAACAAACATAGCAGAAACTAGCGTAACAATAGATGGAATAACAACTGTCATAGATCCGGGAAGGGCAAAGTTAAACTATTACAACCCTAGGACATACACATCCTCTTTAGTGGAGATGCCAATTTCAAAAGCCTCCGCAGAGCAGAGAACAGGACGTGCAGGAAGAACACAACCGGGAACCTGTTACAGACTATACAGCCCAGAGGACTTTAAAAACAGAGAAGAGTTTACAAAAGAAGAAATATACAGGACAGACCTCTCCGAGGTTGTTTTAAGGATGGCTGATTTAGGGATAAAAGACTTTGAATCCTTTGACTTTATATCCCCGCCGGAAAAATCAGGAATCCTATCAGCAATAGAAACACTGGAACTCCTTGAGGCAATAGACAGCAACAGAGAACTTACACCCATAGGTAAACTGATGGTTCAGTTTCCTCTGCTGCCAAGACACTCAAGGATGATAATAGAAGCTATCTACAAATACCCGTCCGTAGTAAGAGAAGTCCTTATAGCAGCATCTTTTCTTACAACGAAGTCCCCTTTTCTCCTCCCTCAGGACCAGGAAATGGAAGCCAGAAATGCTCATCACCACTTTAGAGATAAGCAGGGTGATTTTGTATCATATCTAAAAATATTTAGAGATTTCAGGACAAGCAAAAACCGGGAGAAGTTCTGCGACACATACTACTTGGATATCCGTGTAATGGAAGAAATACTCAATATAGAACAACAACTGGAAAGCATAGTAGAAGAACTTGGCTTTAGAGTAGAAGGAGGGGGACCAATCAAAGACTATCTCTGCGCAATAGCCAGAGGGCACATACAATTTGTATGCATAAAAGCAGGCAGAAGTAGCTATAAGAGCTTGACAGCAGACAAGATAGAAATCCATCCCGGCTCAGTAATATTTCGAGAAACACCACAGTACATAGTAGCAGGAGAAATAGTAAAAACAAGCAAAACCTTTGCCCGGTCCGTATCCCCACTCAAACCACAATGGCTGGATCAAATCTCCTACCAGCTCTCAAAACGCCTGGAAGAAAGAGCAAAAGAACGCAAAACAAAAACAGAAAAGCAAAAAAGCAAGAAAGGAGCACTACAGGAAATAATTCTGGGCGGAAAACACTTTACACTTGCAACAAAAAAAGGCAAAAAAAAGCAAGTGGTACTCCCATGGCAAGACCTGCAGGCTGCAATCAAGAAAGGCGCAGAATTGCCACACTACTATGCAGACATCCGAGGCAAAATAATCTACGGACAGTATCAGCTCATGAGTGGAGAGAAACTAATAGACATAGTAGAAGCAGCCCGCCATATAAAACTCCCTAGAGATCTACAAAAAGACTGGCCAAGAGGCATAAACTTCTATATAAAGAAACACAAAAGCGAGCTTTTACAGAGCATATACAGCATAATGGTTACATCCCCTATAAAAAAGCAGAGCAAACGACTTGGATTTGTCACACTAAGAACAGACAACAACGGCACATACTGGTATGCCTGCCATAAGAATCACATAGAAGCAGCAAAAGAAAGCCTCGCAGCAATAGAAACACTTATAGAACAAACAGCAAACAACATAACCCAAGAAGAGAAAAGCAGAATCAACAAAATATACAGAAAACTGAGCAATATAGTAGAATCAGAAACAGAAAACACAAAAACACAATAAACCGAACGTGAGGGACGCCCCACGTCCCTCACTGCCTACGGCAAAAACATAACAAAGAAAATAAACTAGACAAGAAAAGCGGAAACAGCCTCTATAAAAGCAGAATCATCGACCTCTGTGAGAAGAGTATCCCCCTGCCCCCGTTGAAGCACAAACCTGACAGAACCACCCTTTTTCTTCTTATCCATCCTGCTTGCCTCAAGGAGCTCTTCAGCAGAAACCCCGCTTACAGCCCGTAAAAAGCCATAGGCATCAAGAAGAGCATTAACTCTATACACATAAGACTCAGGAGAGAGCCCCATAGAAAGACCAAGCGCCATAGCACACCTAAGCCCCCATGCCACAGCCTCGCCATGAGTAAAACGCGTAAATCCGGTAACAGCCTCAAGCGCATGTCCAAAAGTATGCCCCAGATTGAGAAAAGCCCTCTTCCCCTTCTCTCTAAAATCCTCGGTAACAATCCTGACCTTGACCATAAGAGCCCTCTCCACCAGCTCAGACACAACAGAAAAATCGCGCATCATAACCCGCTCACGCTCAGTCTCAAGAAGCTCAAAAAGCCTCTCATCATCCAGCATGGCATGCTTGATAACCTCCGCAAGACCGCCAATATAATCCCTCTCAGGAAGAGAAGCCACAAAAGCAGGAGCAATAAGAAGCTCTCCTGCAGGATAAAACGTCCCTACCATATTCTTAAGAGAAAGAAAATCTACACCCGTCTTACCGCCAAAAGCAGCATCCACCATTCCCAGCAAAGTAGTAGGCACAAGCACAAGAGAAACACCACGCATATAAACAGAAGCCGCAAAAGCAGTCATATCCGTGACAACACCCCCGCCCACACCTATAAACACACAATCCCTGGCATACCCAAGCTCAACAGCCCTGCTCAAAATCTTCTCTACACTATCCCATCTCTTATATTCCTCACCTGCCTCCAAAACAAGAACAGGAAAGGGTACATCCGGTGGAAGGAGCGGAGCAACATTACTATCCGTCACTACAAGAACATCCCTGCCAGAAGGAGAAAAAAGCTCATCCAGAGACACTATCTTTACAACAGTGGAAAACTCACCAAGCCTGCAATCTGCAATCTTTCTCATAGCACAAAAGTATAACAGCAAAATCACACATCAACAATAACACCCGCACCAAAACAGCACCAAAACAAAAAAAATCGAACGCACAGCCTGAGCAAAGCGCAGGCTGTGCTGCCTTCGGCAAGGAAAATCTACTCATACTTAAAAACAAGAGTACTGTCCAGAAGTCTTTTGTATGTTTTTACATAGAATCTATTTTCTCTGTTTTCTATTGCAATACCTACAATAGCCTCCCATAGAAAAACCCAAGAGCCTATGGAAAGACCTTCTAGAATCATCTTAAGAAAAATCCTATTGATATCAAGTCTCAAAGACTCAGTATAAAAAGAAATAAACCCAAAGAGACCAAAAAGCAGAAAATATATAATCGATGTGTTTGCAACAGACTTACTCTTTTTGCGATAGAAAAACAGCATATATTTAAAATAGTTTTTTATTCCCTTTATTGTTCTTTCTTCCAGCTCAGAATTACGAGCTTCTCTTTTTATTGCTATTTCTATCCTTATATTGCTTTTAAAGGGAATGTCTTCCGAACATTCTTCTATATAAGTTAATACAGGGTCGCTTATATCTCTCTTTCTTATCGGATAGTGGTCAATACTGTTAAAGATATCCAGATATTTGTCAAAGGAAAGTTTGATTATATAAGAATCCGTTTCCGCATCATAATCATAAATTTTGGCTATTATATCCTGCATATTATAATGCTAGATTAATATATGCATACTGTCAATTTTGCTCTTTAGCTCCAGATTATCCCCATGTTTGCCGTAGGCAGGAGGGAGCGCAGCCTCTTGCCTTTTTGCTTTATGTGCGCGCTCCCGACGTTCGGTATAGGTTAATTTTTATAAACAATTATCTCTATGCCGGATATGATTTTACAATTGAGCCTTGATTTTACAGGTGCCAATAAATTAGCCTTATAACAGACGGCAAACTTATCCTTGACAGCAAGCCAATACTGCCTTATAGTTTGTTGACTTTAAAAAATAACTATAAGATAAGAGAGGTTTTTATGAAATTCGGTTACTTTGACGACAAGAGGAGGGAGTATGTTATTACAACTCCCCAGACTCCTTACCCATGGATTAATTATTCCGGACAGGAGGGCTTCTTTTCCCTTATTTCCAATTTTGGAGGTGGATATTCTTTTTATAAAGATGCCAGGTTTAGGCGTATTGTGCGGTATAGATACAACAATGTACCTACGGACGAGGGCGGAAGATTTTTCTATGTCTATGACAACGGCAATATATGGTCACCTACATGGAAGCCGGTAAAAACAGAGTTGGACAGCTATTCCTGCCGACATGGTATGGGCTATTCCATAATAAGAGGTGAGAAAGATGGTGTTGCCGCTCAAATCAGGTTTTTTGTGCCTCTTGGGATAAATGCAGAGGTCCAACATGTTACTCTGGAGAATACTTCCGATAGTAAAAAGAGTTTTAAGTTCTATGCTGGTCTTGAATGGTGCCTTTGGAATGCTCTGGATGACATGACCAATTTTCAGCGCAATTTTTCCACAGGAGAAGTGGAGATAAACGATAACTGCATCTACCATAAAACAGAATACAGGGAAAGACGCAATCATTATGCTTTTTATTCTACCAACGTGGCACACAGCGGTTTTGACTCTGATAGAGAGAGTTTCTTTGGCCTTTACAATGGCTTTGAGATGCCTCAGGCTGTTGCAGAGGGAACAAGCCGCAACTCCGTTGCAGATGGCTGGTCACCTATTGCAGTGCACCGCTTTGATGTAGAACTTTCTCCCGGAGAAAAAAAGGACATAGTTCTTCTGCTTGGATATGTGGAGATAGAAGAGGATAAAAAATGGGAAAGCCCAGGTATTATCAACAAGAAGCCTGCTCTTGAAATTCAAAAAGCCTTTGACAGTGTTGATAAGGTAGAAAAGGCTTTCTCCTCTCTCAAAGAGAGATGGGACGACCTTCTTGGCCGCTATACCATAGAACACCCAGAGCCAGAGCTTTCCAGAATGGTAAATATCTGGAACCAGTATCAATGTATAGTGACATACCACATGTCAAGAAGTGCCTCTTATTTTGAGTCGGGTATTGGCCGCGGCATCGGATTTCGTGACACCAACCAGGATATACTTGGCTCTATGCACCAGACACCAGAGCTTGCAAAACAGAGAATACTGGATGTGGCTGCAACCCAGTTTGAGGATGGCGGAGCATATCACCAGTATCAGCCTCTTACCAAGAGGGGTAATAATGATATAGGCGGCGACTTCAACGATGACCCCTTATGGCTGATTCTTTCCACAGCCTCATACATCAAGGAAACAGGGGACTATAGTATTCTTGATGAGATGGTACCCTTTGACCATGACCCGGCAAAAGCAAAACCACTTTTCGAACATCTTAACCGCTCATTCTACCACGTGGTAAACAATCTTGGTCCTCACGGACTTCCTCTTATTGGCAGAGCGGACTGGAACGACTGTCTCAATCTCAACTGTTTCTCCAAAAATCCTGACGAATCTTTCCAGACTGCGGACAATCAGACAGGCAGAACCGCAGAAAGCGTATTTATAGCAGGACTCTTTGTATACGCCGGAAAAGAATATGTGGAGCTCTGCAGAAGACGCGGACTTGACAAAGAAGCAAAAGAGGCAGAAGAGCATATAAAGAAGATGGAAGAAGCTGTAATCAAGTACGGTTGGGACGGAGAATGGTATCTGAGAGCATATGACTACTACGGAAACAAGGTGGGAAGCAACGAGTGCCAGGAAGGAAAGATATTTATAGAGCCTCAGGGTTTCTGCGGGATGGCAGAGATAGGAAAAAAGCTAGGCTATCCTCTCAAAGCCTTAGAATCCGTAAAAAAACACTTGGACACCAAGTATGGCATAGTTCTCCAGCAGCCATACTACAGCAAATACTATCTTGAGCTCGGAGAAATATCCAGCTATCCACCAGGATACAAAGAAAACGCAGGTATTTTCTGTCACAACAACCCCTGGGTGATGATAGCAGAAACCCGCGCGGGACGCGGCAACCAGGCATGGGAGTACTACAAAAAAATAGCACCCGCCTATCTTGAGGAAATAAGCGAGATACACAGAACAGAACCCTATGTATACTCGCAGATGATAGCAGGAAAAGACGCAAAAAGACACGGAGAAGCAAAAAACTCATGGCTTACAGGGACCGCAGCATGGAACTTTGTAGCAATCAGCCAGTGGATACTGGGAATAAGACCTGATTACGATGGACTTATGATAGACCCCTGCATACCATCAAGCTGGAACGGATACAAAATCACAAGAAAATACAGAGGATGCCAGTATAACATCACAGTGGAAAACCCAAGCAAAAAAGAAAAAGGCATTGCAAAACTATACATCAACGGAAAAGAAGCGGACATAGAAAAATACAAAAAAGAAACAGGAGTTCTCATCCCAGCTGCGGAAGCCGGAAAAACAATAGAAATAAAAGTAGTACTGGGCTAGATAATAACTTATACCGAACGCGCCGCCGAGCAGGCGGCGCTTTTTTATATACCCTACTGCCAGATACAAAACTATTCTTTATCCGCAGCAGAAACATAAGCAAGAACAGAGTAGAACACCTTTTCCACAGCAGCAGGCTCAATACTGCCCGGCAAATCGTAACGCGTATGATAAACAAGATTTCTTCTAAAAAGCTTGTTCTCTATACCTATGATACTCACAGCAGGGACATTGCAGCGGGCAAAAGAAGCAGCATCCGTACCTCCGCCACCAAAGGTCATCCTGCATATATCCAGAGAAAATCCATAAGAAGACGCGACATAAGCAAACTCTCGTGCAAGAGTTTCAGAAAGCTTAAGCGTACCATTGATATCGGAGACAAGAATATGTACATCCTTTTCTCTATATATACTGTCTATATTTATCACGCAACACCTATCATCAAACTCGGAAGCATGCCTTTTTACAAAAGAACGGGAACCACGCAATCCAGACTCCTCCGCATCAAAACTTACAAAAACAACCCTCGTATTTGCCGGCGGATTCTGTTTTAGATAAGCAGCAAGCTCCAGAAGAATAGCACATGCAACAAGATTATCCCCTGCCCCAGGAACCGCTCGACGGAAGACAAAAGTAGCCTTCTGAAATAGAAAAGGAACACCGGCTATAAAGAAAAGCAATACATAGTACGGACTCCTATCTGTCCCTACAATAAGAAAAAACACAGAAAGAAAAAATCCTGCTACCGTAAAAATCTCAGTGCCAAGAACCTTTACAGGATACAACAGCTGTGTACGAAGTAGATACGGTAGCTCCCGCGCAGCATCGTGATGAGCAGTAACATAGACAATACGTTTCACAGGCCCGGAAGGCTCAAGCTCAGCTGAGACATTTACACAACGCCGCACAGGAAAAAGAAAATCCAAAGCAGGCAAAAAAAGAACAAATTCCAGGATATTGGACAATGCGGCAAGCAAAAAACACAGGAGAGACATAAAATAAGCGGAATATGCAAAAAAGGCTATCCCGGCAACATATAGAAAGAAAACTACAATAAGATAGCCCATAAAGCCCTCCGGCCTGCATACAAAGCTTTCTCTTCTTGTCTTAAGCCCAAGCTTTCTAAACCTTTCTGCAATATCCTGAGAAATCTCGATACAAGAAGAATTACCCGCAAGCCTATCTACAAATCTATTAACCCAATCATTCAGAAGATAAAAAATACTTTTGACATTCATCTTCTGTTTCATAGAAATATTATTATAAAAAGATTTATCTAAGACAATATTTCTTTGCTATTATCTGATATAATAAGTATGTTTAGTTATATAAATATTATGGAGGAATAAGTATGGATTTTAAACCTGTAAAATGGGGTGTCCTTGGAGTATCCGGACACTATAGGCTTAGGATAAATAATCCGATGACCGATCTGGAAGAAGAAGGAATTGTTGAGAAAACAGCAATAGCATCCAGAGATATAAAAAGAGCAAAAGAAGCTGCAGAAGAAATGGGATTTAAAAAGGCCTACGGTTCTTATAGCGAGCTTCTGGAGGATAAAGATATAGAAGCCGTATATATCCCCCTTCCCAATCATATGCATAAAGAATATGTAAAAATGGCAGCAGATAATGGAAAACACATTTTATGTGAAAAACCCCTTACAATGGACCTTCAGGATACAATAGAGCTTGTCGAATACACAAAGAAAAAAGGGGTTATCCTTATGGAAGCCTTTATGTACAGACTGCATCCGCAGTGGGAGTATGCAAAAAGACTGATAAAAGCAGGAGAAATAGGAAAAATAAGCAGTATCCATGTTGCTTTTTTCTACAACAATCCGGATCCTTCCAATATAAGAAATAAGAAGGAGACAGGTGGTGGAGCTATCCCAGATATAGGATGTTATGCTGTATCCTGTGCAAGATTTTTAGCAGGAACAGAGCCCAAGAGGGTTATATCTCTTGTAAACTATGATAAGGATTCTCTGGTAGACACACTGTCTTCCGGAATATTGGATTTTGGAGAAATGCGTTCTGTTTTTACTGTAGGAACAAGAACTTTTAACAAGCAGCAAGTACAGGTATATGGCAGCTCCGGCTACTTGGAGATAGATGTGCCTTTCAACACATATCCGGATGTACCGGGGAAGATTAGAATAACAACTTCCGTAGGCACAAGGACTGTAGAGACACAGGAGATAGATCAGTATGGTATAGAGTTTTCTGAGTTTTCTTTTGCAATAAGAGAAAATACTGCTCCTCCTATCCTGCCTGAAGATGCTGTTGCCAATCAGAAGGTCCTGGATGCATTATTTTTGTCCTCAGAAAAGAACAGTTGGATTACGCTTGACTGATTTTTTATATTACAACAAAGGCGCCCGTATAGGGCGCCGTTCGGTATAAGGTGTTATTTTTTATTCTTCAAGCAGTTTTTTATAGGCTTTTAGCTTTTCTATCTGCTCCGCAAGCTCTCTGTGTTTTTTCCTTTCTTCTTCTATTATTTCTGGGAGAGCTTTTGTAAGGAATCCTTGGTTGGATAGTTTTTTGTCCACTTTCTCATAGATTTTTTCTGTCTTTTCTATTCTCTGGTTGAGTCTTTCTATCTCACGGGGAACATCAATTACGTCCCTTATGTAGGCAAAGCCCTCAAAGCCTTTCCCTACTATTGCCACGGAGCCGGTTTTGTCCGGTTCTTCTGACTGGATAGAAAGCTCACTAAGTCCAGCCAGGCTGGATATAAGTCCAGCATGAGCGCTAAAGTAATCAAGTACTCTTTTGTCTTCTGTTTTTACGATTGTGGAAAACTTTACCGACGGTGGAATAGTAAACTCGCTTCTAAGTGTGCGCAGCGCTTTTACCAGTTCTTGCAGTTTCTCATA contains:
- a CDS encoding polynucleotide adenylyltransferase PcnB, whose protein sequence is MRIRYSLDENNKPVPVAKIYTDAEHPIKRKDIDGNAVGIIRRLQKAGHQAYIVGGAVRDLISGKTPKDFDIVTCASPSGIKKIFRGARIIGKRFRLVHVYVGKKYIEVSTFRALDSDDLNTYGTIEQDAFRRDFTINAMYYDPITGELIDFTDGYIHLRQKKLIPIINPDTIFTEDPVRIIRALKYAARMDLSIDRKLEKKIKEQSWLLEEVSASRLTEEIFKILQSGESAKIWQKYREYGIMPYLLPEISSLCEAKKDNLSWQIWDEIFIEHDLYIKELTRETTKEDLIIPFVKLFLIREGAVLMLFKDIYKAIKHFISPFTPPNRDIESAIRRLRHKKKRRKRKKKTRPRTIYIEKKQAQ
- the hisS gene encoding histidine--tRNA ligase yields the protein MIEPRILKGFRDFLPEQQSIRKNIIRRLEETFVSCGYMPIDTPVLEYADVLLGKSGGDTEKQVYRFSDHGGRDVAMRFDLTVPFARFMAQHSNELYLPFRRYHIDKVFRGENTQKGRYREFVQCDFDIVGTDSVSSDVEILLLMYRSFKAIGVEDITINIAHRGVTSSVLSALGLDDPMPVLRAIDKLFKIGREGVIKELEGIADKSICEKILDTLTMEDSPEKTLARLSDVCGKDNPHIMRLLRIWNILSELGLSHVYTINPSITRGLDYYTGVVFETFLNKLPGIGSVCSGGRYDNLVGLYSKENITGIGASIGLDRLIAGLTELGITEDMQGDNPDVLILCMSEELLPLYHRLAETLRDNKIKAEVYPDNKRFKQQFSYAEKKNIPFAIIIGEDEQKSGKIELKDLTTREQYSLSSEEELISLVIRNKNKK
- a CDS encoding 3-dehydroquinate synthase family protein, whose protein sequence is MRKIADCRLGEFSTVVKIVSLDELFSPSGRDVLVVTDSNVAPLLPPDVPFPVLVLEAGEEYKRWDSVEKILSRAVELGYARDCVFIGVGGGVVTDMTAFAASVYMRGVSLVLVPTTLLGMVDAAFGGKTGVDFLSLKNMVGTFYPAGELLIAPAFVASLPERDYIGGLAEVIKHAMLDDERLFELLETERERVMMRDFSVVSELVERALMVKVRIVTEDFREKGKRAFLNLGHTFGHALEAVTGFTRFTHGEAVAWGLRCAMALGLSMGLSPESYVYRVNALLDAYGFLRAVSGVSAEELLEASRMDKKKKGGSVRFVLQRGQGDTLLTEVDDSAFIEAVSAFLV
- a CDS encoding ATP-dependent RNA helicase — protein: MDSKKLPVYQQKDKILEALREHQVIVVESPTGSGKTTQIPVILDEAGYTYQGVVGITQPRRIAAVSVSDFIAKQVGSKIPGHVGYKMRFEDMTCPDTKIKVMTDGILLQELKHDPQLLEYSVIIVDEAHERSLNIDFILGLLKRILKERPTFRVIVSSATLNTEVFSQYFDNCPIISIETRTYPVDTLYIPITEEEQDDEEAIIKKKIGIVEKVVRERRKGDVLIFEPGERDIKLTISYLEKSPIAKKLKVLPLYARLSKEEQEEVFPPAPRGKTKVVVATNIAETSVTIDGITTVIDPGRAKLNYYNPRTYTSSLVEMPISKASAEQRTGRAGRTQPGTCYRLYSPEDFKNREEFTKEEIYRTDLSEVVLRMADLGIKDFESFDFISPPEKSGILSAIETLELLEAIDSNRELTPIGKLMVQFPLLPRHSRMIIEAIYKYPSVVREVLIAASFLTTKSPFLLPQDQEMEARNAHHHFRDKQGDFVSYLKIFRDFRTSKNREKFCDTYYLDIRVMEEILNIEQQLESIVEELGFRVEGGGPIKDYLCAIARGHIQFVCIKAGRSSYKSLTADKIEIHPGSVIFRETPQYIVAGEIVKTSKTFARSVSPLKPQWLDQISYQLSKRLEERAKERKTKTEKQKSKKGALQEIILGGKHFTLATKKGKKKQVVLPWQDLQAAIKKGAELPHYYADIRGKIIYGQYQLMSGEKLIDIVEAARHIKLPRDLQKDWPRGINFYIKKHKSELLQSIYSIMVTSPIKKQSKRLGFVTLRTDNNGTYWYACHKNHIEAAKESLAAIETLIEQTANNITQEEKSRINKIYRKLSNIVESETENTKTQ
- a CDS encoding glycosyl hydrolase family 65 protein, whose product is MKFGYFDDKRREYVITTPQTPYPWINYSGQEGFFSLISNFGGGYSFYKDARFRRIVRYRYNNVPTDEGGRFFYVYDNGNIWSPTWKPVKTELDSYSCRHGMGYSIIRGEKDGVAAQIRFFVPLGINAEVQHVTLENTSDSKKSFKFYAGLEWCLWNALDDMTNFQRNFSTGEVEINDNCIYHKTEYRERRNHYAFYSTNVAHSGFDSDRESFFGLYNGFEMPQAVAEGTSRNSVADGWSPIAVHRFDVELSPGEKKDIVLLLGYVEIEEDKKWESPGIINKKPALEIQKAFDSVDKVEKAFSSLKERWDDLLGRYTIEHPEPELSRMVNIWNQYQCIVTYHMSRSASYFESGIGRGIGFRDTNQDILGSMHQTPELAKQRILDVAATQFEDGGAYHQYQPLTKRGNNDIGGDFNDDPLWLILSTASYIKETGDYSILDEMVPFDHDPAKAKPLFEHLNRSFYHVVNNLGPHGLPLIGRADWNDCLNLNCFSKNPDESFQTADNQTGRTAESVFIAGLFVYAGKEYVELCRRRGLDKEAKEAEEHIKKMEEAVIKYGWDGEWYLRAYDYYGNKVGSNECQEGKIFIEPQGFCGMAEIGKKLGYPLKALESVKKHLDTKYGIVLQQPYYSKYYLELGEISSYPPGYKENAGIFCHNNPWVMIAETRAGRGNQAWEYYKKIAPAYLEEISEIHRTEPYVYSQMIAGKDAKRHGEAKNSWLTGTAAWNFVAISQWILGIRPDYDGLMIDPCIPSSWNGYKITRKYRGCQYNITVENPSKKEKGIAKLYINGKEADIEKYKKETGVLIPAAEAGKTIEIKVVLG